The nucleotide window TTCTGCTTCAGCGTCTCGAAACTAAAAGCACTTCCTCGCCAGATTTCACCACAATTCTTCTACCGGAAACCTCCTGATGGACTGCTAGAGATCTCCAAGCGAATTTACggtttgttctttttctttatttcattttttttatttttatttgattatttgtgcTGCGTTTGGTGAATTGTGATTGtttatctaaattattattgaaatcgAAATGAGTTGAAGATATTagattatagttttttttttccctgtatGTGTGTGTCTGAAATCTTTTGAGCTGATTTTTTTGCCGCCAAATGCGGCTTTATTGACTTTGTGAAACTAAGGAAACAGTGTTTGGTTTTCATTTGAATATCGttcaatattaatttcatcGCATTACGTTCTGTATGAATTGgcattattgttttataaagaagaaattaatctgATGTTAGAGTTGTTGAATTGGATGTTGAGTATCATATGCTGGCAAATGAAGACTTTTCTGTGATTTGTAATGGATAAAAAGTTTTTGGTCTATTATTTGCAATTGGTTGATCACAGTCTAATTTCGATTTTCGAATTTCGGTTTTTGAAATTAGTGGAGAAGGGAGATTAAAGAAGTCCAATTAGTTGAAGTGATTGGATTTGTGAATTCTATTTAATTTCGtagaaataaagaaacaaagCATGTTCTTTTGGGATTATTTTAAGAAACAGAATTTTGAAtagttaattgaaaaaaaaatgtgtaaaatGTGGCTGGAACAGAGAACAGTTTTCTGATCATACAATAAGATACTGAGAATGACAAAAGTTATTGAATGCATGGAAATGTAACTTTGTCGAATTTCAGTATGTGTTGCTGTTATATTGATTTACCTAGAAAGAGATTTCAAGCGATTAGattaatacaattaaaactTCCAGAACTTAAAAGACATAATAGTCAATGTCAGTTGGTTATTGTTAAAAAGAAATCACATGGGTGGTCGAAATGTTGTGTTCCTTGTACATGCAAAATGAAGGGAATGTAGTTtatgaaatttcagttttgagagagagaaaaaagtatttataatgTTAGTAGAAGTTGTGATTTTATTTGGAGCTGGTCAGATTAGGCTTTGTCATCCTttttatctgattttttttaattcattcaagAATTTCTAGTCTACTTACGTATCTTGCTGATTAATCTTCTTTGATATTGTATAATAGTCTGttataatgaaagaataataataacttttatgtgtactttaaaaaaaaagaactaaactAAGAGATAATTGCCAGCATGATTTCTTTcatttgaaacttgaaaatgaaATGTACATTGGTGATTAATGAGTTATCATTTTGTGCGAATTTAGTTTTCAGCAGCTGCTTTACTGATAATGCCCGGGAAGAAGAAAATTACAAAGGGTATGTAGCAGGAATAGTTGATCAACTATGAGAACACTTTCCAGATGCTCAGCTCTTAATGTTCAATTTCCGTGAAGAAAAGACCAAAAGTCTTATCGCTGAGGTCTTTGCTGACTGTGATATAATCATAATGGACTACTCCCAGCATTATGAGGGTTGGCCATTGCTCACACTGGAGATCATCCACCATTTTCTGAGATCTACCAAAAGTTTGCTCTCACTTGGGCGGCAAAATGTGTTGATAATGCATTGTGAGCACGGTGGTTGGCCAGTTTTGGCTTTCATGCTGGCTGCACTCTTGATTTATAGGAAGCAATACTGCAGAGAACAAAGACTTTAGACATGATTTATAAGCAGGCTCCTCGTGAGCTTTTGCATATGCTCTCAGCAGTGAATCCAATTCCTTCTTAACTGAGGTATTTGCAGTACATCTCATGGAGGAGTATAGACTCAGAATGGCCTCCTTTGGATAGAGCTCTCACCTTGGATTGGGTCATTCTCAGATTTATTCCTAATTTTGATGGAGAGGGTGGTTGCAGTCCAATATTTCGAATATATGGACAGGATCCTTTTCATGTTGATGATCGAAGTACCAAAGTCTTATATGCAACAATGAAAGGAAGCGAAACTCTGTGGGCTTCTAAGCAGGTAACTCTATACACCcttctttttataaattcaagttttgtttccttgaagaGTTCTCATCTCATTAGACTATGAAAAAGATTTTGTCTTGACCCATGTTATTAATTCTTAGTTTAAGGTCGTGTGTATAATGAGCATTATAAACACGCATGCATAGGAAATGATATAGATGAATAATTAGAATCTGGACATTAAATGACCCTCAAAGCACCAAACGTTTAAACTGCCTCAGGGAGGTGAGCCAGTTGTAGGATGTCTTTCAAGGGCATAAATGCATAGTCATTTCTAGTTATTCTTATTCAGATTGGACTTCTCATGAACAATTTGCAGGATTGCATGTAATGATTGTCCTTTAGAGTTTGATTTGTATGCATTACTAGAATAAATGAGGTGGAGTTTCAATGTTTGATTCCGATGGAAAGACTTTCATGTTTGGATAGGAACCTACCCCGTATGCTTTTTGTTATTGGGTATACTTCTCATAAATCTTACGTACCTGccttaaaaaaaatccataatcatttatttattattctttcaactttttattCTTGTCTTTTTGTACATTTTCTCCAACAAAATAATACTTCagatttgttattaaatttgatgaggACCAAGTTGTTAATATTAATGTAAGAGAAGGTGTGGGTACTTGATATGGCATAGTTATTCATTGAAGTCAAAACTGTCTACCATCAAGCAAATGTTTCTACAGGCTATATCGATGGAACTATTCTCCTAAAATGGCCACTGAAAGCATCCAGCCTTACCTTTTCTATTCGACTGTGAAATAGGATTATCTTGTGGGTTAGTTTAGTTTTGGAAATCTCTTCTGTATTAGTCTTGATTTCATGTTGATGGTTTACCTAAGCCTGCTTTTGTTTATGCGTGCTGCTTGGTGACCTAAGAGGTACTAGATAGGTTTATCAAGACCAGTTGTGCACAAGGTTAGGTCTCTAAAATTTGCTGGGACATTttactttttatgattttttttgcaataatatctttttttcgTTTAAggacaaacttttttttttctctctatattatattttcatcatcgtcatcattactattatttttttaaattgctcCTAATATTTGACCCAATCTTGAATATTGTGGGATGCTAAAGAATTATTCCTAAAGGGATTCAGAGCAGAGGTATATATCTTAGCCACATTTGTTTGGCATAACTATTGGTTGGTGCTTTTGTTCTGATGTAAGTGTACTTTTTGTATGAAGATTCTTTTCTTAGACATGGATGATGCTGCTTCAATTGTCAATCTTGATATTTCTTGCTTTGAAGAGAAGGGCCTTCCAGTTGAAGCATTTTCCCATCACACAAATGATTTTGCATATAATGTGCTCCAACGCTTAACTGCATCAAATAGTCTCCAAGAAAAGTCAGACACTAATTCAAGCACAGTTTTGCAAGATAGCACTGAGAGCTCAATATCCTTGGATCCGATGTCTTATTTTGTGTCCTCACCACTAGTATCTTCGATTTACAAATGAGAATAAAGAGGAAGAACCCCAAGATTTTGGGAATTCCATTCAACCACCTGGTCAATATGATTTCTTCCAACAGACACTAGAATCTTTATTGCAAGATTCATCAACAATGGGGTCAAGACATAACGGTGGATCTGAGGCTTCAAAAAGTAAACCTTTGAAGCATGATGACAAAGTAAAGGTCACTCATGAGATGATAACATTTGTTAGTGTCTCAGACACAACACTAGCTTAAGAACTGACTGTCCTATTTAGACCTCAAACTGTGGATGTCAACAGTGTTTTTCCACCACCAACTCCTCCACCTCTTATTCCAATTCAACCTTCTTCAACTTCTAGTGCCTTGAAAGCTGTTCCTCCATCACCACCTCAACCACCTTCAATGTATACTACTATCTTCCCTTCACCTATTGCGAGTGTTTCATCAACCGTTCCCAAATCTTCATCCTtacctcctcctcctccaacACCACTTCTTAAAACTACACTCTCTAGTAGAACtccaaaaactttaatttctaCTTCTTCCCTTCTAGCCCTTGCAGTTGCTTCATCATTGACTACCTCACCTGCACCTCCTCCAACACTAGCTTTGAAGGGGAAATTAGAAATTGGAGTTAGACCTCTTTCACCCTCACGCCCTCCCTCTCCTCCTGTGCCGCCTGTGAGGGAGAAATCTGACATCAGAACTGAAACTGTTTCACTCCCACCTCTTCCTCCCAAGCCACCTTTGAATGAAAAATCAAACATTGAAATTGTAACACCTCCACCCCAAGTCCTATCACCTCCTCCTATGCCACCattgaaggaaaatttaaaCATTGGTGCTAGAACTTCTCCAATCTGACCGTTACCCACACCCCCTCCTCCTATGCTACCAATGAAGGATAAATCAGACACTGAAGTTGGAACCCTACCCCCTGCCCCTCCTCTTCTTGTGCCGCCTTTAAAGGAGAACTCTGCCATTAGAGTTGGACATCCTCCACCTCCACCCCCACCTCCTCTTTAATGTTACGGACAGCCTACAAATTCCACAGTTTCAAATCCAATTCCCCCACCACCCCCACCTACTGCCATTTTGTCCTCAAATCCTCCTCCAATCCACCCTGCTCCCCCTCCACCCATTCCTTTTGGTAAGGGGGCATCAAAGATTTATCTTGCTTCCCACACTTCAGTTCCTCCACCACCGCTGATTTCTCCTGCTAGTACAAAGGGTTGATTGTCACGTACTGTCAATTCAAGGAATCAACAAACGAAGAAATTGAAACCTTTGCATTGGTTGAAGTTAACAAGAGTTGTTTCTGGGAGTATATGGGCTGAAGCAATAAAGTCTGGTGAAACTTCCAAGTGTGTTCTATTTGCTAAagaaaacttttattatttgatgaaCTAAACTATTACTAtacctaaaattttatgaattaatagttGCTTACATCTTGATCTAAGGCTTCAGAGATTTACTTGTCAGAACTTGAGAATCTTTTCTCAGCTGCAGTTGCAAATCCAAATTGTGGAGAACCAAGTACCCATAGTGCACGAggtcctaaatttgataaagtgCAActggtaattatttttaaacctaagcttatatatgatacataattaagtttgtttctttttttggaaGTTGTCTGCTTTAATATTCAACTTTTTGCCTTGAAATATTTGTTGTCAAGATATTTTCTTAGAGATCATCTAAAGCAAACTTTTTTGAACATCATGTTCAAGGCATCTTAGTGTATGAATTCTCTTTTATACATCGTGTTGAGTAGTTTCAGCTCAAgaataatgatttttcataaaattagattgcctaaattttctaattacaaaaaaagtaataatattatagatttcATTATTTGGGTGATCATGCAACTATTGAGGAAAGCAAGTCATCTCTTATATCATAGGACATGAATTGCTATTTTATTGGCTTCTCTTTTATATCTTgttctctaaaaatttaattctaaatgaacttgaatttgtggttAATTTTCCTCTTCTTGACTAATGTTGTTATTTCTTGTAGATTGATCTTCGATGAGCAAATAAATGTGAAATCATGCTCTCAAAGGTCAAAGTGTCATTGAATGACTTGATGGTAAGATGATTCATAGTGCTTATCACCTGTTACCATGTGGTTCACTGAAAATATCTTAATAAATTTCCACTACACTGCAACGTCAATATAGTCATAGCCCAATTTAACAAGCCTTATTCCAAGACCATGACGCTTAAATATGAACAACCATGTGTTTCAATAGGCTATAATTGTGCATAAACATCCTGTCAAAGTTTAACCACTGCCATTGGGCCTT belongs to Mangifera indica cultivar Alphonso chromosome 2, CATAS_Mindica_2.1, whole genome shotgun sequence and includes:
- the LOC123208741 gene encoding PE-PGRS family protein PE_PGRS26-like, with protein sequence MAEFSFKGGTRRGGAGGRVPTSVSDLSFIGSIGGGGVGNGQIGEVLAPMFKFSFNGGIGGGDRTWGGGVTISMFDFSFKGGLGGRGGSETVSVLMSDFSLTGGTGGEGGREGERGLTPISNFPFKASVGGGAGEVVNDEATARARREEVEIKVFGVLLESVVLRSGVGGGGGKDEDLGTVDETLAIGEGKIVVYIEGG